Sequence from the Bryobacteraceae bacterium genome:
TCACGCAAGAGATCGCAAATTTTGATGTTAGGGAGAATGAATCAATGAAGTACGCAACCAAGAAGGCCGTGAAGAAGGCGGCCAAGAAGGCCGCGAAGAAGGCTCCGGCCAAGAAAAAGGCCGCGAAGAAGAAGAAGTAAGCTTCTTCGAGTCTCGCGTTCGCAAGGACGCAAAGACGCGGTTCGACGCAGTCAACAACGGCCCCGGAAAACCCGGGGCCGTTTCTCATTGGTGCATCGTTTTTGATGCTCGCCGTCTATCGGATTGCAGCCGGCGGCTGCCCTGGGAACCAGAAGCGATGCACCGGCAGCGGCATCTCCGAATCGGCCCCCTTCATCGCCTTCCAGATGATCTCGTTCAACGCGAACATCGGGGCGCGGTCCACGTCGCTGAAGTCCATCTCGAGCGATTCCTTCGCGCCCCACGCCGTCACCAGGTTCTTCTCGTCGAGATCGAGATCCGGCTTCACCTGCGTGTACGGCTCCAGGTCCGCTTTCGTCGAAAACGCGTTGTACATCGGCGTCGCCGCCGCGTCGAATTGGCTCATCGGCGGCAGCCCCAGCAACAGCTCCATCGTACGTAGCATCGACGATGTCGTATAGAGCGTGTTGTCGAGAAACTTCCTTTTCGTGTACGGACTCACCACGAGCCCCGTCGTCCTCCGCGCGTCCACGTGATCGGAACCGTCCTGCGCGTCGTCTTCGATCACGAAGATCGCCGTCTCCGGCCAGTAGCGCGAGTGTGTCACGCGGTCAACGACCATCCCCACCGCCCAATCGTTGTTCGCCACCATCGCCCGCGGCGTGTTCGCGCCCGGCGAGGCGCCACGCGTGTGGTTCTCCGGCAGGCTCATCACGATGTAGTTCGGCAGCCGTTTGTCCGCATCGGCGCTATCGTAGTTGCGCTCGTACTCGTCGAACTCCTCGATAAAGGCCCGCGCATTGTCGGTATCGCGCATCCCGGGGAGCTTGAACTTCGGCGCTACGTGGCCCAACAGCCCACCCACTCCCGGTGAGGCTTCCATGGTCGTGCCGTCGCTCGCCCGCGTCGCGTATTCGCCGTAGCTGCGATACGTAAGCCCCTTTTTCTTCGCCATGTCCCACATCTGCCCCGCCGCCGGCACGTACGCCTCCGACATCCCGCCTCGGTTGCTGTGCCCGCCGTACTGCGGCGGCCAGTTCTTCTCGTTGTAGTCGGTGGCGTAGGCCGAGTTCGACCACGAATGCCCGTCCACGCTAACCTCACCGTCGCAGTACAGATTGTCGAACAGCACGAACTGCTCGGCGAGGCGATGCTGGTTCGGCGTGATGTCCTTGCCGAAAATCGTCAGCCGCGCATCGCCGTTGCCCTTCGCGATGTCGCCGAACACCTGGTCGTAGGTGCGATTTTCCTTGATGATGTAAATCACGTGCTTGATCGCCGACCCCGCACCCACCTCGCTCGGCACAACGCTCGGCGCCGAAGGAGCCTTCGCCCGCACCAGCAGATCGTCGTTGTAGGGCGTGTTCGCGTAGACTTGCTTCGTCCACGGCCCGATCTGCTTGCGAAGGTTCGCCAGGCTCACGATGTTCACGCTGCCCTTCTGCAGGCTCTTCACCGATCCGTTGCCGCCTTCCCCCGGCGGCAGCGTCGAATGCGGTCCGCGTTCGTCCGAGTACGACCCCATGCCCTTGCTGTTGCCGACATAGAGCCTTGACTCGCGTCCGCCCACGATCGTCAGCGCCGAAGGATACCAGCCCGCCGGCAGGAACCCGATCACTTCGCTCTCCCCCGCCTCGGCCACGCGCACCATCGCCACCGCGTTGTTATCGGCGTTGGCCACGAACAATGTTCCGGTGGCCCGATCGAGATGCAAGGCGTTCGGCGTGGTTCCTTCCGGGGCGTGCGGGAACAACGACACCGTGATCTTCTCCACCGCCCGCCGCTTCGCGGTGTCGATCACCACCACCGTGTTGTCGTTGGCGCAGGAGACGAACAGCCGCCCGTCCGTTCCCAACTCGAGATCGTTGGGACTGTCGCCGGCCTCGATCGTCGCCGTCACCCGATTCGTCGCCGTGTCGATCACCGAGATCGAATCGCTCCCCCAGTTCGAAACGTAGACCGTAGAACCGTCTTCCGAAACCACCACGTCGTACGGACTCGCCTGTACCTGGATCCGCGTCACCAGCTTCCCGGTTGCCGTGTCGAACACCGCCACGTTCCCTGCGTTCGGCGAGTAGCCCCGGTTGGCCGCGTAGAGCAGCGCCTTCTTCGGATGGTGCGCCACGCCGGACCAGTAGATGTTCTCGAGCGGCGCGGTCTCCTCGAGCGTCGCCGCCGGCTTCTCGGTCAGGCGCCCGGCCTTGTAGCCGAAAACGTAAATCGGCGCCCGCGAGGGATCGCGCCGGCTCTGCGCGTTGCCGCCCGAAACGTACAGCTTGTCGCCGGCCGGATTCCACGCCAGCCCGAGCCACGCCGACTTCAGCGGGATCCGCTGCACGGCTTCGCCCCTTGCCGTGTCGATCACCACCAACCCGTGGGGATTGAACCCGCCGTGCGTCGCGATCACCGCCTTCCCATCCGGCGCCGCCACCACGTTCAGCACCATGTCCTCGGTCGGAATCGGTTTGCCCGCCGGCGTAATCCGCCAGCCGTTGGGGAGAAAGTAGCCTCCCTCCACCGGCTGCGGTTTGGTCTGCGCGAATAACGCCGCGCCAAGAAGCATCAGGACTGTGAGTCGCATGGTGAACCATTATGTCTCGCCCGAAGCGGACCGCGAATGACAGTACGGTTGCGGTTCGATGGCATCCGCCGATGCTATCCTCGGGAACGGATGCGCATCGCAGCCGCGGTCCTGCTCATTGGTTCGCTCGCCGCCGCGCAGGACTCCCCCCTTCGCGCCGCGCTGGACCTCCTGCGCGACAGCAGGACCGAGGACGCCCGCACTCGCCTCCGCGCCCTCATCGAAGCCTCCCCCAGCGACGCCGAACTCTACTACCAGCTCTCGCGCTCCTACCTGATCGACTTCAACGAACGCCGCGATCCGGCCCAGCAGCGCACCGCCCTGGCCCTCGCATTGGAAGCGCTCTCCAACGCCCTCGACCGGAACCCCGATCACATTCAGGCGCTCAAATCGAAGGCCGTCATCCACGCCCGGGCCGAACTGCTCTTCTACAATCCCAACCTCGCCTACAAACTCGCCGCACGCGTCGCCGAACTGGAGCCCTCGGCCAACGAGTATCTGCTCGGCCTTACTGACTGGCTCTCCGGCGAGGTTCGCTTCACTGCCGAATCCGGCCATCGCGTCCCCCACGACCCCCTCCTCGGCCTCGACCGGTCCATCGCCTTGCTTGATCGCGTGATCGATTCCTCCGTGCCCTACACCAACGAAGAAGCGCTCGGGTTCTTTCAACTCGGCCGCACTCTCTCCCGCCGTGGCGACTTCCCCGGAGCCGTGCGCTATCTCGAGCGCGCCCTCTCCCGTCCCGCCAACGCGTCCATCGCAACCGAGATCCTCCGCGAGATCGGCTCCGCCCACTACCGCATGGCCAACTTCGCCGAAGCCGCGCGGACTTTCTATCGTTTGCTCGAACGCGAGGTGAACGATGGGAACCGCTGGCTGCTCCGCGCCGCCGTCGACGCCTGGAAGGACGCCTCCATCCAACTACCTCCGGCCATGCGCTTCGAACTCAACGAACCGCGCCCCGGCAAGACCGTTCAGATCGCCTTCGAAGACATCGCGCCCACCCTTGGCGTCGACCGTCTCGACGGAAACGGCACATGCGCCATGGGCGACTACGACGGCGACGGCAAGATCGACCTCTTCCTCGCCGGCAGCGGCGCCTTCCTCGCCGCCTATCGCAACGAAGGCGCGCGTTTCGCCGACGTCACTGAAAAGCTCGGCCTCCATCGCGTGCCCTCCGGCTACAGCTTGAACCTCGTCGACTACGACGGCGATGGCCGCCTCGATCTCTACCTGGCATTGAACGGCTGGAGCGGACCGATGCCGAACC
This genomic interval carries:
- a CDS encoding bifunctional YncE family protein/alkaline phosphatase family protein, with translation MRLTVLMLLGAALFAQTKPQPVEGGYFLPNGWRITPAGKPIPTEDMVLNVVAAPDGKAVIATHGGFNPHGLVVIDTARGEAVQRIPLKSAWLGLAWNPAGDKLYVSGGNAQSRRDPSRAPIYVFGYKAGRLTEKPAATLEETAPLENIYWSGVAHHPKKALLYAANRGYSPNAGNVAVFDTATGKLVTRIQVQASPYDVVVSEDGSTVYVSNWGSDSISVIDTATNRVTATIEAGDSPNDLELGTDGRLFVSCANDNTVVVIDTAKRRAVEKITVSLFPHAPEGTTPNALHLDRATGTLFVANADNNAVAMVRVAEAGESEVIGFLPAGWYPSALTIVGGRESRLYVGNSKGMGSYSDERGPHSTLPPGEGGNGSVKSLQKGSVNIVSLANLRKQIGPWTKQVYANTPYNDDLLVRAKAPSAPSVVPSEVGAGSAIKHVIYIIKENRTYDQVFGDIAKGNGDARLTIFGKDITPNQHRLAEQFVLFDNLYCDGEVSVDGHSWSNSAYATDYNEKNWPPQYGGHSNRGGMSEAYVPAAGQMWDMAKKKGLTYRSYGEYATRASDGTTMEASPGVGGLLGHVAPKFKLPGMRDTDNARAFIEEFDEYERNYDSADADKRLPNYIVMSLPENHTRGASPGANTPRAMVANNDWAVGMVVDRVTHSRYWPETAIFVIEDDAQDGSDHVDARRTTGLVVSPYTKRKFLDNTLYTTSSMLRTMELLLGLPPMSQFDAAATPMYNAFSTKADLEPYTQVKPDLDLDEKNLVTAWGAKESLEMDFSDVDRAPMFALNEIIWKAMKGADSEMPLPVHRFWFPGQPPAAIR